A single Natrinema pellirubrum DSM 15624 DNA region contains:
- a CDS encoding homoserine kinase, which yields MLTVRAPATSANLGSGFDVFGVALGTPADVVRVERAPETTISVTGAGSEYIPEDPEKNTVGAVAKALDAPARIRIDKGVRPSSGLGSSAASAAAAAVALNALYDRGRSREELVPIAAEGEALVSGEAHADNVAPSLLGGFTVVTDDGVTQVDASVPVVVCLPDISVSTRDARGVVPESATMDELVDTVGNAATLAVGMSRNDPDLVGTGMADTVVTPERTKLIDGYDRVREAALEAGATGVTVSGAGPGILAVCHRQNQRAIASAMVDAFDAAGVESRAYQTAVSQGATLYRDGS from the coding sequence ATGCTCACCGTGCGGGCCCCCGCGACGAGTGCGAACCTCGGGAGCGGCTTCGACGTCTTCGGCGTCGCTCTCGGGACGCCCGCCGACGTCGTCCGGGTCGAACGCGCACCGGAAACGACGATCTCGGTCACCGGTGCCGGCAGCGAGTACATCCCGGAAGACCCCGAGAAGAACACCGTCGGTGCGGTTGCGAAGGCGCTCGACGCCCCCGCTCGCATCCGAATCGACAAGGGGGTCCGTCCCTCGTCGGGGCTGGGGTCGTCGGCCGCGAGCGCGGCCGCCGCGGCCGTCGCCCTGAACGCCCTGTACGACCGCGGTCGCTCCCGGGAGGAACTCGTGCCGATCGCCGCCGAGGGCGAGGCGCTCGTCTCCGGCGAGGCCCACGCGGACAACGTCGCACCCTCGCTACTGGGCGGGTTTACCGTCGTCACCGACGACGGGGTCACGCAGGTCGACGCCTCGGTCCCCGTCGTCGTCTGCCTCCCCGATATCTCCGTCTCCACGCGCGATGCGCGCGGCGTGGTCCCCGAGTCGGCGACGATGGACGAACTCGTCGATACCGTCGGCAACGCCGCCACGCTGGCCGTCGGCATGAGCCGGAACGATCCCGATCTCGTCGGCACGGGGATGGCCGACACGGTCGTCACGCCCGAGCGCACCAAACTCATCGACGGCTACGACCGGGTTCGGGAGGCCGCCCTCGAGGCGGGCGCGACCGGCGTCACCGTCAGCGGAGCCGGCCCCGGGATTCTGGCGGTCTGTCACCGGCAGAATCAGCGGGCGATCGCCTCGGCGATGGTCGACGCCTTCGACGCCGCCGGCGTCGAGAGTCGGGCCTACCAGACGGCTGTCAGCCAGGGGGCGACGCTGTACCGGGACGGCTCGTAG
- a CDS encoding methyl-accepting chemotaxis protein, with the protein MDFARRLVPTAIRRRYAVKFGIALLILGLSVGLIGYAATGAITNQVEDRVQNDHASAAGQEAQSLQMWNEQNEHTISTIARSDVVATDDTDAIQQRFLDWEEHLDADTFDISYVDTSNDTVTASTNAELRGTTATEMDNVDASAYEEATTNVPWVSDAYLAEGDLGEETTVITYVQYSPETEDRAIVYTADLEAYANQLQDDEGVTTMVVDGDDEIMLDNAGYGGNHSTLGTAYAGNGSLLESARTEGATTQQIDSSTLTFDNDAYGFGSDGYDEYVTSSARVFGTDWVVVTHEPADQAFGFVNAVNQYGIYATILGVLMIGMVGAVLGRNTAVSIDRLTDKAGQMEEGNLDVDLETKRIDNIGRLYNGFDSMRDALREQIREAEAAREEAEQERERVKEINDHLEEKAAEYCAVMGDAADGDLTARADADSDNEQMQQIGEDFNEMLDEIEQTIAELNRFATDVATASEQVTASSEEVRSASQQVTESIQEISDGADRQNESLQSVNQEMSGLSTTTEEIAASSNEVADIAERTVNTGQEGQEAAQEAIAAMEEIETESESAVSEIRRLEEEVQQIDELINTISEIARQTNMLALNANIEASRSAGGSSDDEGFSVVAKEVKALSEDVAEAANEAEDRLEAIRDRTEQSAAEVEGTSSDIENASRQVQEAVSALEEIADLAKETNVGVQEISAATEEQAASTQEVVAMVDDAATISEETTSEAENVAAAAEEQTTALTEVTKSASSLSEQASQLSEALDRFDTEIDLADVELESAFDVDTELGETESEYAVDDAADEQEQGITFDTDADDAETAASPGIGDDDAPAADAEPTDDDNDGDALEATQSSADETDAEPATALEDADTPEEIGAEEILGIEDEAAAEPLTDADEATATDDVDPLADDESAEPLGGDTETDPLADDGETDDPLADADEPDPLADDGEPDDPLADDTESATEGEPAADESPGFEVDEEADSDDAAAEPLEPVDDADTDEGDAADSETDDDNDDVFTFGTTDDE; encoded by the coding sequence ATGGATTTCGCTCGACGACTGGTGCCGACAGCTATCCGACGGCGGTACGCCGTCAAGTTCGGAATCGCGCTGTTGATTCTCGGACTCTCCGTCGGTCTCATCGGATACGCTGCAACGGGGGCAATTACCAACCAGGTGGAGGATCGGGTGCAGAACGACCACGCGTCTGCAGCGGGACAGGAAGCACAGAGCCTGCAGATGTGGAACGAGCAGAACGAACACACGATCAGTACGATCGCCAGATCGGACGTCGTCGCAACTGACGATACGGACGCGATCCAACAGCGGTTCCTCGACTGGGAGGAACACCTAGACGCCGACACGTTCGACATCTCCTACGTCGATACCAGCAACGACACGGTCACGGCAAGCACCAACGCGGAGCTTCGTGGGACGACCGCAACCGAGATGGACAACGTCGACGCGAGCGCCTACGAGGAGGCGACCACGAACGTTCCGTGGGTCTCCGACGCCTACCTCGCTGAGGGCGACCTCGGCGAGGAGACGACGGTGATCACGTACGTCCAGTACTCGCCCGAAACCGAGGATCGAGCGATCGTCTACACCGCCGACCTCGAGGCCTACGCGAACCAGCTCCAAGACGACGAGGGGGTCACGACGATGGTTGTCGACGGTGACGACGAGATCATGCTCGACAACGCCGGCTACGGCGGCAACCACTCGACGCTGGGGACCGCCTACGCCGGCAACGGTAGCCTGTTAGAGTCCGCACGGACCGAGGGTGCGACGACCCAGCAGATCGATAGTTCCACACTCACCTTCGATAACGACGCCTACGGGTTCGGATCGGACGGCTACGACGAGTACGTCACGAGTTCCGCACGCGTGTTCGGCACCGACTGGGTCGTCGTGACCCACGAGCCCGCCGATCAGGCCTTCGGGTTCGTCAACGCGGTCAACCAGTACGGGATCTACGCGACGATCCTCGGCGTCCTCATGATCGGCATGGTGGGTGCCGTCCTCGGCCGGAACACCGCCGTCTCCATCGACCGACTGACCGACAAGGCCGGCCAGATGGAGGAGGGCAACCTCGACGTCGACCTCGAGACGAAACGGATCGACAACATCGGCCGGCTCTACAACGGCTTCGACTCGATGCGTGACGCCCTTCGCGAACAGATCCGCGAGGCCGAAGCCGCCCGCGAGGAGGCCGAACAGGAGCGCGAACGCGTCAAAGAGATCAACGACCACCTCGAGGAGAAGGCCGCCGAATACTGTGCGGTCATGGGCGACGCCGCCGACGGCGATCTCACCGCCCGGGCAGACGCCGACAGCGACAACGAGCAGATGCAACAGATCGGCGAGGACTTCAACGAGATGCTCGACGAGATCGAGCAGACCATCGCCGAACTCAACCGGTTCGCGACCGACGTCGCGACTGCCTCCGAACAGGTGACCGCCTCGAGCGAGGAGGTCCGCTCGGCCTCCCAGCAGGTCACCGAATCGATTCAGGAGATTTCCGACGGTGCGGACCGACAGAACGAGTCGCTACAGTCGGTCAACCAGGAGATGAGCGGCCTCTCGACGACGACCGAGGAGATCGCCGCCTCCTCGAACGAGGTCGCCGACATCGCCGAACGGACCGTCAACACCGGACAGGAAGGGCAGGAAGCCGCCCAAGAGGCGATCGCCGCCATGGAAGAGATCGAGACCGAGTCCGAGTCGGCCGTCAGCGAGATCCGCCGGCTCGAGGAGGAGGTCCAGCAGATCGACGAACTGATCAACACCATTTCCGAGATCGCCCGCCAGACCAACATGCTGGCGCTGAACGCCAACATCGAGGCCTCCCGCTCCGCGGGCGGCAGCAGCGACGATGAAGGGTTCTCCGTCGTCGCCAAGGAAGTCAAGGCACTCTCGGAAGACGTCGCCGAGGCCGCCAACGAGGCCGAGGACCGCCTCGAGGCGATCCGCGATCGGACCGAGCAGTCCGCGGCCGAGGTCGAGGGCACGAGTAGCGACATCGAGAACGCCAGCCGGCAGGTCCAGGAGGCAGTCAGCGCGCTCGAGGAGATCGCCGACCTCGCCAAGGAGACCAACGTCGGTGTCCAGGAGATCTCCGCGGCGACCGAAGAGCAGGCGGCTTCCACACAGGAAGTCGTCGCGATGGTCGACGACGCGGCCACGATCTCCGAGGAGACGACCTCCGAGGCCGAAAACGTCGCTGCCGCCGCCGAGGAACAGACCACTGCACTGACCGAGGTCACCAAGTCCGCCTCGAGTCTCTCCGAACAGGCTTCGCAGCTCTCGGAAGCGCTCGACCGATTCGACACCGAGATCGACCTCGCGGACGTCGAACTCGAGTCGGCGTTCGACGTCGATACGGAACTTGGCGAGACCGAATCCGAGTACGCGGTCGACGACGCGGCCGACGAACAGGAACAGGGGATTACCTTCGATACCGACGCCGACGACGCCGAGACGGCGGCAAGTCCCGGCATCGGTGACGACGACGCGCCCGCGGCCGACGCCGAGCCGACGGACGACGACAACGACGGGGACGCCCTCGAGGCGACGCAATCGAGCGCCGACGAAACGGACGCCGAGCCCGCGACCGCGCTCGAGGACGCCGACACCCCCGAGGAGATCGGTGCCGAGGAGATTCTCGGCATCGAGGACGAAGCGGCGGCGGAGCCGCTGACGGACGCCGACGAAGCGACCGCGACCGACGATGTGGATCCGCTGGCCGACGACGAGTCAGCCGAGCCGCTCGGCGGCGACACCGAAACGGATCCGCTCGCGGACGACGGCGAGACGGACGACCCGCTGGCCGACGCCGACGAACCGGATCCGCTGGCCGACGACGGTGAGCCGGACGACCCGCTGGCCGACGACACGGAATCGGCGACCGAGGGCGAACCCGCGGCCGACGAGAGTCCCGGATTCGAAGTCGACGAGGAAGCCGACAGCGACGATGCGGCCGCCGAACCGCTCGAGCCGGTCGACGACGCCGATACCGACGAAGGAGACGCTGCCGACAGCGAAACCGACGACGACAACGACGACGTCTTCACGTTCGGCACGACCGACGACGAGTAA
- a CDS encoding ABC transporter substrate-binding protein, which translates to MLKTTAGGVAGLSLAGCLETAGSIVGDEEVEPVRIGVLAPDPDSNPTGQSIVSGAAIARAQLNDNGGIDGRDVELVLGDTNGSPLEARRQYQRLILEEKVDATIGIATTEVLMALMDDIAEQKVPHLTVGSATSGASQLVNEQYEEYKYHFRAGPINDVNLAETQIDFLDDMGAEIGWDSVAILVEDYDWTERLWRVYRNRLGDVDVDVAMQQRYPPATEDFSGIYDEVERSGADAAIVSAAHTGTQAVMDWGPAERPFAFGGIHVPMQLSSYYEKVNGACRYAAGYAFATPTAETTDKTQPFVQEYQNRNGGDAPVYTGYIAFDAIKLFADAAERAGTFDSDELVGALESTSFTGTTGTIEFHDADHEHAHDVIYGEDNVHPLYFQWRENDDGEGVQRTIWPDTYSTTDYVEPDWF; encoded by the coding sequence GTGCTGAAAACGACGGCCGGCGGTGTCGCCGGACTCTCGCTTGCGGGCTGTCTCGAGACTGCCGGATCGATCGTCGGCGATGAGGAGGTCGAGCCGGTTCGGATCGGCGTGCTGGCACCCGACCCGGATAGCAATCCGACGGGGCAATCGATCGTTTCCGGTGCTGCGATCGCCCGTGCGCAACTCAACGACAACGGAGGCATCGACGGGCGGGATGTCGAACTGGTCCTCGGTGATACGAACGGAAGTCCGCTCGAGGCGCGCCGCCAGTACCAGCGACTGATCCTCGAGGAGAAGGTAGACGCGACTATCGGTATTGCCACGACCGAGGTGCTGATGGCGTTGATGGACGATATCGCCGAGCAAAAGGTTCCGCATCTCACAGTCGGTTCTGCGACGTCGGGGGCGAGTCAGTTGGTCAACGAGCAATACGAGGAGTACAAGTATCACTTCCGTGCCGGCCCGATCAACGACGTCAACCTCGCCGAAACCCAGATCGACTTCCTCGACGATATGGGGGCCGAAATCGGGTGGGACTCCGTTGCGATTCTCGTGGAGGACTACGACTGGACTGAGAGGCTGTGGCGGGTGTACCGAAACCGACTCGGTGACGTAGACGTCGACGTGGCGATGCAACAACGATACCCGCCGGCAACTGAGGACTTCTCAGGCATCTACGACGAAGTCGAGCGGTCCGGTGCCGACGCAGCGATCGTTTCGGCAGCCCACACCGGAACCCAGGCCGTCATGGATTGGGGACCGGCGGAGCGGCCGTTTGCCTTCGGCGGGATTCACGTGCCGATGCAACTGTCTTCGTACTACGAGAAGGTCAATGGTGCGTGCCGTTACGCGGCCGGCTACGCCTTCGCGACACCGACCGCTGAAACCACCGACAAGACCCAGCCGTTCGTTCAGGAATATCAGAACAGAAACGGAGGGGACGCTCCCGTTTACACCGGCTATATTGCGTTCGACGCGATCAAACTCTTCGCCGATGCGGCCGAACGGGCCGGTACGTTCGATTCCGACGAACTGGTTGGTGCGCTCGAATCGACCTCCTTTACCGGAACGACCGGAACGATCGAGTTCCACGATGCGGACCACGAACACGCCCACGACGTCATCTACGGGGAGGACAACGTCCATCCGCTGTACTTCCAGTGGCGGGAAAACGACGACGGCGAGGGCGTTCAGCGGACGATCTGGCCCGACACCTACTCGACGACCGACTACGTCGAACCCGACTGGTTCTGA
- a CDS encoding ABC transporter substrate-binding protein translates to MNAYKGRGGESNDRTTSRSPRVDRRRFLRATGGIAAGASLAGCLGTYGSIVGNDEAEPVRIGVLAPDPDSDSTGRSIVQGARIAVDELNENDGINGRDVEMVVGDTNASPTEGRRQYQRLILEEDVDVTVGISTTEVLEPLMDEIAEQETIHLTAGSATTTASENVGSDYDKYKYHFRVGPINGTNLAQAQIDFLTEKSESMGWDSIAVLAEDYDWTDGLWAFYQSQFPDTDIDVATWERYPPATEDFSDIYDDVEASGADAAFISTAHTGTAALQDWRPAEREFAFGGIHVPMQLPSYYEETNGACEYAVGYASAVSTAEITSKTQDFVSTYQSKHGGTSPVYTGYIAYDAVKVFADAATRGETVASKDLVGPLEETSFTGTTGTIEFHGQDDPHPHDVIYGEGNVHPVYFQWQETDDGEGEQTVIWPDEHAADGDEYEQPDWL, encoded by the coding sequence ATGAATGCGTACAAGGGACGTGGTGGGGAATCGAACGACCGAACGACGTCTCGTTCTCCGAGGGTCGACCGCCGACGGTTCTTGAGGGCGACGGGCGGGATCGCCGCTGGTGCATCGCTTGCGGGCTGTCTCGGGACGTATGGCTCGATCGTCGGAAACGACGAGGCCGAGCCGGTTCGGATCGGCGTGCTGGCACCGGATCCGGACAGCGATTCGACCGGCCGCTCGATCGTGCAGGGCGCTCGGATCGCCGTCGACGAACTCAACGAGAACGACGGGATCAATGGCCGAGACGTCGAGATGGTCGTCGGCGACACGAACGCGAGTCCGACGGAAGGTCGTCGCCAGTACCAGCGGCTCATCCTCGAGGAGGACGTCGACGTCACCGTCGGCATCTCGACGACCGAGGTCCTCGAGCCGCTGATGGACGAGATCGCCGAACAGGAGACGATTCATCTCACGGCCGGCTCCGCGACGACGACGGCCAGCGAGAACGTCGGCTCGGACTACGACAAGTACAAGTACCACTTCCGAGTCGGGCCGATCAACGGGACCAACCTCGCACAGGCACAGATCGACTTCCTGACCGAGAAAAGCGAGAGCATGGGCTGGGACTCCATCGCCGTTCTCGCGGAAGACTACGACTGGACCGACGGCCTGTGGGCGTTCTACCAGAGCCAGTTCCCGGACACCGACATCGACGTCGCCACGTGGGAGCGGTATCCGCCGGCGACCGAGGACTTCTCCGACATCTACGATGACGTCGAGGCGTCGGGGGCGGACGCGGCGTTCATCTCGACGGCCCACACCGGTACTGCGGCCTTGCAGGACTGGCGACCGGCCGAACGTGAGTTCGCGTTCGGCGGTATCCACGTTCCGATGCAACTCCCCTCGTACTACGAGGAGACCAATGGGGCCTGTGAGTACGCCGTCGGCTACGCCAGTGCAGTGTCCACCGCGGAGATCACGTCCAAAACGCAGGATTTCGTCTCCACGTACCAGTCCAAACACGGCGGGACGAGTCCGGTCTACACCGGCTACATCGCGTACGACGCGGTCAAGGTGTTCGCGGATGCGGCCACGCGCGGCGAGACCGTCGCGTCGAAGGATCTGGTCGGGCCGCTCGAGGAAACCTCGTTTACCGGTACCACCGGCACCATCGAGTTCCACGGCCAGGACGACCCACACCCCCACGACGTCATTTACGGCGAGGGCAACGTCCATCCCGTCTACTTCCAGTGGCAGGAGACCGACGACGGCGAGGGCGAGCAGACGGTCATCTGGCCCGACGAACACGCGGCCGACGGCGACGAGTACGAACAGCCGGACTGGTTGTAA
- a CDS encoding ABC transporter substrate-binding protein has protein sequence MNGSKGHGTESNDHSTSRSRALDRRRLLRATGGVAAGASLAGCLGTYESIVGGSATEGPVRIGLLAPDPDSDQIGRSMERGATVAVDELNDNDGIDGRDVELVVGDTNGSPSEARRQYQRLILEEGVDVTIGVFASEALMNIIEDIAEQETVHLTSGAATTAVSQRISEQYEKYKYHFRVGPNNNHDLGQMQVDFLTDKADDIGWNSVAVLVEDYDWTEEPWKVYQNQLPDAGVDVVMEEQYPPATEDFTAIYDEVEAAGADAAFITTAHTGTDALLDWVTPQPRPFAFGGIHVPMQLPSYYEATNEACRFGVGQSSATAQSTRTDKTQPFVNAYQDTYNGSSPVYTGYHTYDAVALFADAVENTGTFDADELVSYIEEVSFTGSAGTVEFYGQDHEHTHDLRYNSSDPDPVYFQWQETEDGEGSQEIIWPEDRATAEYQTPTWLA, from the coding sequence ATGAATGGGAGCAAGGGACACGGTACCGAATCGAACGACCACTCGACGTCGCGTTCTCGGGCACTCGACCGCCGACGGCTCTTGAGAGCGACGGGTGGAGTTGCCGCCGGCGCATCGCTTGCGGGCTGTCTCGGCACGTACGAATCGATCGTCGGCGGAAGCGCTACCGAGGGACCGGTCAGGATTGGATTGCTCGCACCCGATCCGGACAGCGATCAGATCGGCCGGTCGATGGAACGCGGGGCAACGGTGGCGGTCGACGAACTCAATGACAACGACGGGATCGATGGGCGAGACGTCGAACTGGTCGTCGGCGATACGAACGGGAGTCCATCCGAGGCCCGGCGACAGTACCAGCGGCTCATCCTCGAGGAGGGCGTGGACGTAACGATCGGCGTCTTCGCCAGCGAGGCGCTGATGAACATCATCGAAGACATCGCCGAACAGGAGACGGTTCATCTCACCTCCGGTGCGGCGACGACGGCGGTAAGCCAGCGCATCAGCGAGCAGTACGAGAAGTACAAGTATCATTTCCGGGTTGGGCCGAACAACAACCACGACCTCGGCCAGATGCAGGTCGACTTCCTGACCGACAAGGCCGACGATATCGGCTGGAACTCCGTCGCCGTCCTCGTCGAGGACTACGACTGGACCGAGGAGCCGTGGAAGGTCTATCAGAACCAGCTCCCGGACGCGGGCGTCGACGTCGTCATGGAAGAGCAGTATCCGCCCGCGACGGAGGACTTCACGGCGATCTACGACGAGGTCGAGGCTGCCGGGGCGGACGCGGCGTTCATTACGACGGCTCATACCGGAACCGACGCACTTCTGGATTGGGTCACGCCCCAACCGCGCCCGTTCGCGTTCGGCGGCATCCACGTGCCGATGCAGCTCCCCTCGTACTACGAGGCGACGAACGAGGCCTGTCGGTTCGGGGTCGGTCAAAGCAGCGCAACGGCACAGAGTACGCGAACCGACAAGACACAGCCGTTCGTGAACGCGTATCAGGACACCTACAACGGCTCGAGCCCGGTGTACACCGGCTATCACACGTACGACGCGGTCGCCCTGTTCGCCGACGCCGTCGAGAATACGGGGACGTTCGACGCCGACGAACTTGTCTCGTATATCGAAGAGGTTTCGTTTACCGGCAGCGCCGGGACGGTCGAGTTCTACGGTCAGGATCACGAGCATACGCACGATCTCCGGTACAACAGCTCCGATCCGGATCCGGTCTACTTCCAGTGGCAGGAAACCGAGGACGGCGAGGGATCACAGGAGATCATCTGGCCGGAGGACCGAGCGACGGCGGAGTACCAGACACCAACCTGGCTCGCGTAA
- a CDS encoding MFS transporter, with protein MALEGNDRSIAAFTMAGHALVHWFETSIPIFLVVWLTEFDAGVSLFGIVVALGYAPFGIGALPGGVLADRYGTKRLIVACLAGMSAAFLVLSLATSIYAIAVGLVLWGVAASVYHPAGLALISTGVEERGTVFAWHGIAGNTGIALGPFVAATLLIVLEWQLVAALLAVPGVLAVLYGLSAEFDPTAAVADDVDAGPDDALSLSEFFADSRALFASAFALIFAIVAVEGLYYRGMLTYLPEILHGLPAIEGLVVPAGLEGIEPADYIYVGLLVVGMGGQYAGGKLTDRLEPARGLLAIFGVLAALALAFVPVTGLGLLPVAALCGAFGFFLFAIQPFYQNAVAVYTPPDTRGLSYGYTYLGEFGIGAASIAVGGFVLGEASLAAFFGVIATFALAGAGLSVALLAGLGRFTGAERPAGAKE; from the coding sequence ATGGCACTCGAGGGCAACGACCGATCGATCGCGGCGTTTACGATGGCCGGCCACGCGCTGGTTCACTGGTTCGAAACCTCGATTCCGATCTTTCTGGTCGTCTGGCTGACCGAGTTCGACGCGGGCGTGAGCCTGTTCGGAATCGTCGTCGCGCTTGGCTATGCCCCCTTCGGGATCGGCGCGTTGCCCGGCGGCGTCCTCGCGGACCGATACGGCACGAAGCGGCTCATCGTCGCCTGTCTGGCCGGGATGAGCGCCGCCTTCCTCGTCCTCTCGCTGGCGACGTCGATCTACGCGATCGCCGTCGGCCTCGTCCTGTGGGGCGTCGCCGCCAGCGTCTATCACCCCGCCGGCCTCGCGCTGATCAGCACCGGCGTCGAGGAACGGGGCACCGTCTTCGCCTGGCACGGCATCGCGGGCAACACCGGCATCGCGCTCGGCCCCTTCGTCGCCGCGACCCTGCTGATCGTCCTCGAGTGGCAACTCGTCGCCGCCTTGCTCGCCGTGCCGGGCGTCCTCGCGGTCCTGTACGGGCTCAGTGCGGAGTTCGACCCCACCGCGGCCGTCGCCGACGACGTCGATGCCGGCCCCGACGACGCGCTGTCGCTGTCGGAATTTTTCGCGGACTCGCGGGCGCTGTTCGCCAGCGCCTTCGCATTGATCTTCGCCATCGTCGCCGTCGAGGGGCTGTACTACCGTGGGATGCTCACCTACCTCCCGGAGATTCTCCACGGGTTGCCGGCCATCGAGGGACTGGTCGTCCCCGCCGGCCTCGAGGGGATCGAGCCCGCGGACTACATCTACGTCGGCCTGTTGGTCGTCGGGATGGGCGGCCAGTACGCCGGCGGGAAACTGACCGATCGGCTCGAGCCGGCCCGCGGTCTGCTGGCGATTTTCGGCGTCCTCGCGGCGCTGGCGCTGGCGTTCGTTCCCGTGACCGGACTGGGACTGCTCCCCGTCGCCGCGCTCTGTGGCGCGTTCGGGTTCTTTCTCTTTGCGATCCAGCCGTTCTACCAGAACGCCGTCGCGGTGTACACGCCGCCGGACACCCGCGGGCTCTCCTACGGCTATACCTACCTCGGGGAGTTCGGGATCGGCGCTGCGAGCATCGCCGTCGGCGGGTTCGTCCTCGGCGAGGCCTCGCTGGCGGCGTTTTTCGGCGTGATCGCGACCTTCGCCCTCGCCGGGGCCGGCCTCTCGGTGGCGTTGCTCGCCGGTCTCGGTCGATTCACCGGGGCCGAACGCCCCGCCGGGGCGAAGGAGTAG
- a CDS encoding DUF6149 family protein, with product MKLRQNAKHFAYRKALETPGIRSVANSGLVRLHTKIFTGKADPARAEERKAHLDGLFDATMDAYLRALQEGYSEAEAREITHIQANFDFYNHGWTEMMEFPADELEAHYDRYGEFFERWDVTIDEPLGQFAPPEGLPEAPSTPERLDDPDHPHAEGGFADDVYVETDDGELIIGGQDEPEDVDVSQVVTDED from the coding sequence ATGAAACTGCGACAGAACGCGAAACACTTCGCCTATCGCAAGGCCCTCGAGACGCCCGGGATCCGCTCGGTCGCCAACTCGGGGCTGGTTCGGCTCCACACCAAGATCTTCACCGGGAAGGCCGACCCGGCCCGCGCCGAGGAACGGAAAGCCCACCTCGACGGCCTCTTCGACGCGACGATGGATGCCTACCTACGGGCGCTCCAGGAGGGGTACTCCGAAGCCGAGGCCCGCGAGATCACCCATATCCAGGCCAACTTCGACTTCTACAACCACGGCTGGACCGAGATGATGGAGTTTCCGGCCGACGAACTCGAGGCCCACTACGACCGCTACGGCGAGTTCTTCGAGCGCTGGGACGTGACCATCGACGAGCCGCTGGGCCAGTTCGCCCCGCCGGAGGGACTGCCCGAGGCACCGTCGACCCCCGAACGGCTCGACGATCCCGATCACCCACACGCCGAGGGCGGGTTCGCCGACGACGTCTACGTCGAGACCGACGACGGCGAGCTGATCATCGGCGGGCAGGACGAGCCCGAGGACGTCGACGTCTCGCAGGTCGTCACGGACGAGGACTGA